A single genomic interval of Stieleria maiorica harbors:
- a CDS encoding alkaline phosphatase family protein: MDRVCVINVVGLTARLLADAPAIRSLAGNPSRDALAAGGKNFMPWTSPLPAVTCTSQATMLTGLAPRDHGVVGNGWYYRETQEIRFWQQARSLVQGPAFYDGFETAKMFWWFNQSSTARYSCTPKPHYGCDGSKVFDVLDHTECDLTARHGAFPFFTFWGPGAGLPCSRWIAEATATVMREKQPQIALAYLPHLDYDFQRFPDHDPARVAEVDQCVQTILSAADDIGAQVVIVSEYGLVPANRPIHINRILRQAGWLSVRNGPFGEVLMPGESKAFAVADHQLAHVYVNDPGSVAAVRRELESAPGIDGVFEPGELELDHPRSGELIALADRDAWFTYYYWNDDALAPDFARTVDIHRKPGYDPCELFMTSKARMAGRLLQKKLGMRYKMDVIPLDATLVRGSHGLHPDPIDGPIVIGPSDKHPLPADMRGFADYVRSLLRGR, translated from the coding sequence ATGGATCGGGTTTGTGTGATCAATGTGGTCGGGCTGACCGCTCGGCTGCTCGCCGACGCGCCGGCGATTCGTTCGCTCGCCGGCAACCCGTCGCGTGACGCGCTCGCCGCGGGCGGCAAGAACTTCATGCCGTGGACGAGCCCGTTGCCGGCGGTCACGTGCACGTCCCAGGCGACGATGCTGACCGGATTGGCGCCACGCGATCACGGCGTGGTCGGCAACGGTTGGTACTATCGCGAGACGCAGGAGATTCGGTTCTGGCAACAAGCCCGCTCGCTGGTCCAGGGGCCGGCGTTCTATGACGGCTTCGAAACCGCAAAGATGTTTTGGTGGTTCAACCAGTCGTCGACGGCGCGATACAGCTGTACGCCCAAGCCACACTACGGGTGTGACGGCAGCAAAGTCTTCGACGTCCTGGACCACACCGAGTGCGACTTGACCGCGCGGCACGGCGCGTTCCCCTTTTTCACCTTCTGGGGCCCCGGTGCCGGGTTGCCGTGCAGCCGCTGGATCGCCGAAGCGACGGCGACGGTGATGCGTGAAAAGCAGCCGCAGATCGCGCTCGCCTATCTGCCGCATCTGGATTACGACTTCCAACGGTTCCCCGATCATGATCCGGCCCGCGTTGCCGAAGTCGACCAGTGCGTCCAAACCATCTTGTCCGCCGCCGATGACATCGGGGCGCAGGTGGTGATTGTGTCGGAGTACGGATTGGTCCCCGCCAACCGCCCGATTCACATCAATCGAATTCTTCGCCAGGCCGGATGGCTGTCGGTGCGGAACGGTCCGTTCGGTGAGGTGCTGATGCCGGGGGAATCGAAGGCGTTTGCAGTCGCCGACCATCAATTGGCGCACGTCTACGTCAACGACCCGGGCTCGGTTGCCGCGGTGCGAAGGGAACTGGAATCGGCCCCGGGGATCGACGGCGTGTTTGAACCCGGCGAACTTGAATTGGATCATCCACGCAGCGGCGAACTGATCGCATTAGCCGATCGCGATGCCTGGTTCACGTACTACTACTGGAACGACGACGCACTGGCACCCGATTTCGCCCGCACGGTGGATATCCATCGCAAACCGGGCTACGACCCGTGCGAGCTGTTCATGACCAGCAAGGCACGGATGGCGGGGCGGTTGCTGCAAAAGAAGCTCGGCATGCGCTACAAGATGGACGTGATTCCGTTGGATGCGACGCTGGTCCGCGGCAGCCATGGTCTGCACCCGGATCCGATCGACGGCCCGATCGTGATCGGACCTTCGGACAAGCATCCGCTGCCGGCCGACATGCGAGGCTTTGCGGACTACGTCCGGTCGCTGCTACGCGGCCGTTGA
- a CDS encoding sodium-dependent transporter: protein MENSSENQPAQNHGSNEQWGTRIGVILAVAGSAVGLGNFLRFPGQAAQNGGGAFLLPYFISLLVLGIPLCWAEWTMGRYGGHHGFNSSPGIFSVVCRSAKARYLAVPALLIPLVIYMYYVVIESWCLAYAFSYLNGSLMLGEDTDAYGSFFSSFVGSGEGQNGAAFRGESSLLYFVIVTFVINFIFIYRGVAKGIETFCRYAIPLMVVCALCVLVRVLTLPADQVNAGLGFMWNPDFSALLNSKTWLAASGQIFFSLSVGFGVIVNYASYLKKKDDVVLSGLTACSMNEFFEVCLGGLITLPAAFIFLGAAVGQQGTFGLGFTALPNVFAQMPAGQFFGFLWFFMLFLAAITSSLSMLQPVIAFFEEGFGMQRGASVSLLGIISLSGSGFVMYFSAGLKALDTFDFWVGTFLIFVLAMVQAVMYGWVFGIERGAEESNHGSHLKIPTAVQYMLKYVVPVYLGVIFIAFAWENVLDKTDPETGAVTQGYLSKIAGDEVILMSLLFIGGTIAFLAVMVHVAGIRWRQQGRFDNLK from the coding sequence GTGGAAAATTCATCCGAAAATCAACCGGCACAAAACCATGGCAGCAACGAACAGTGGGGGACTCGGATCGGCGTGATTTTGGCGGTGGCCGGTTCCGCCGTCGGTCTGGGGAATTTTTTGAGGTTCCCCGGCCAAGCGGCACAGAACGGCGGCGGGGCATTCTTGCTGCCGTACTTCATCTCGCTGCTGGTGCTGGGGATTCCGTTGTGCTGGGCCGAATGGACGATGGGGCGGTACGGGGGGCACCACGGATTCAATTCATCGCCGGGGATCTTTAGCGTCGTCTGCCGAAGTGCCAAGGCGCGGTATTTGGCGGTGCCGGCGTTGTTGATCCCGCTGGTGATTTACATGTATTACGTCGTCATCGAGTCCTGGTGCCTGGCGTACGCGTTTTCGTATCTCAACGGATCGCTGATGCTGGGTGAGGACACCGACGCTTACGGATCGTTTTTCAGCAGTTTCGTGGGCAGCGGCGAGGGGCAAAACGGGGCAGCGTTCCGCGGCGAGTCCTCGTTGCTGTACTTCGTCATCGTCACCTTCGTCATCAACTTTATTTTTATCTATCGGGGCGTCGCCAAGGGAATCGAGACGTTCTGTCGCTATGCGATCCCGCTGATGGTCGTGTGCGCCCTGTGCGTTTTGGTCCGGGTATTGACCTTGCCCGCCGATCAGGTGAACGCCGGGCTGGGGTTCATGTGGAACCCTGATTTTTCGGCGCTGCTGAATTCAAAGACTTGGTTGGCCGCGTCGGGCCAGATTTTCTTTTCCCTGTCGGTCGGGTTCGGCGTCATCGTCAACTATGCCAGCTACCTGAAGAAAAAGGACGACGTGGTGCTGAGCGGATTGACCGCGTGCAGCATGAATGAGTTTTTTGAAGTCTGCCTGGGCGGGCTGATCACGTTGCCGGCCGCATTCATCTTTCTCGGCGCGGCGGTCGGCCAGCAGGGCACGTTCGGATTGGGGTTCACGGCGCTGCCGAACGTGTTCGCGCAGATGCCGGCCGGCCAGTTTTTCGGGTTCTTGTGGTTCTTCATGTTGTTCTTGGCGGCGATCACCAGCAGTTTGTCGATGCTGCAACCGGTGATCGCGTTCTTCGAAGAAGGCTTCGGGATGCAGCGTGGCGCGTCGGTGTCGCTACTGGGAATCATCTCACTCTCGGGCAGCGGATTCGTGATGTACTTTTCCGCCGGACTGAAAGCGCTCGACACGTTTGATTTCTGGGTCGGCACGTTCTTGATCTTCGTGCTCGCAATGGTCCAGGCGGTGATGTACGGCTGGGTGTTCGGGATCGAGCGCGGGGCCGAAGAGTCCAATCATGGATCGCACCTGAAAATCCCCACCGCCGTGCAGTACATGCTCAAGTACGTCGTCCCCGTCTATCTGGGTGTGATCTTCATCGCGTTCGCTTGGGAAAATGTGTTGGACAAAACCGATCCGGAAACGGGCGCCGTCACTCAGGGATACCTGTCAAAGATCGCCGGCGACGAAGTCATCCTGATGTCGCTGTTGTTCATCGGAGGCACGATCGCGTTTTTGGCAGTGATGGTGCACGTGGCCGGAATTCGCTGGCGACAGCAGGGCCGATTCGACAATTTGAAATGA
- a CDS encoding MotA/TolQ/ExbB proton channel family protein — MILAYSLFNMIADATYLALAAVALWGLYCIVVVWNRVGQKRFKSEDEQDQFLDDIEQMIQSGDFEGTIDYCEGDARALPQIIELTVSHRNLGYNRARKFMMDRFQRDVMSDLDYRLSWVSTVIKAAPMIGLFGTVFGMMGAFQTLATAESVEPSKLAGDIRVALVTTASGLAIAIPLMILVANVNIKIAKMEDLVGSGLSRFMDAFKAGLARSGGR; from the coding sequence ATGATCCTTGCGTACTCGCTTTTCAACATGATCGCCGATGCGACCTACCTGGCACTCGCGGCGGTGGCACTTTGGGGGTTGTACTGCATCGTCGTCGTCTGGAACCGCGTCGGACAAAAGCGGTTCAAGTCCGAAGACGAACAAGACCAGTTCCTGGATGACATCGAACAGATGATCCAGTCCGGCGATTTCGAAGGCACGATCGATTACTGCGAAGGCGACGCGCGGGCGCTGCCCCAAATCATTGAACTGACCGTCAGCCACCGCAACCTGGGCTACAACCGGGCCCGCAAGTTCATGATGGATCGCTTTCAACGCGACGTGATGAGCGACCTGGATTACCGGCTCAGCTGGGTCAGCACCGTCATCAAAGCCGCCCCCATGATCGGGCTGTTCGGCACCGTGTTCGGGATGATGGGGGCGTTCCAGACCCTGGCCACCGCCGAATCGGTCGAACCGAGCAAGCTGGCCGGCGACATTCGCGTCGCACTGGTCACGACCGCCAGCGGACTGGCGATCGCGATTCCGTTGATGATCCTGGTCGCCAACGTCAACATCAAAATCGCCAAAATGGAAGACCTGGTCGGTTCGGGACTCAGCCGTTTCATGGACGCCTTCAAAGCCGGACTCGCCCGCAGCGGGGGACGCTGA
- a CDS encoding ExbD/TolR family protein: protein MSSVIEDDVLEEDDDFQMPRSKRDDDEMDITPMIDITFLLLIFFVVCSKMDPTQMGKIPEAQNGIAISAKESAVVFIEPAGKDKVVLKRIDGTEFSTDEETQTTELIEYITEELKTTRGEEKNHVMIMGDGEVVVGEVTRVQKIIGDAFEDISSTYIAVKEL, encoded by the coding sequence ATGAGTAGCGTGATCGAAGACGATGTTCTGGAGGAAGATGACGATTTCCAAATGCCTCGCAGCAAGCGAGACGATGACGAAATGGACATCACCCCCATGATCGACATCACCTTCCTGTTGCTGATCTTTTTCGTCGTCTGCTCCAAAATGGATCCGACCCAAATGGGAAAGATCCCCGAGGCACAAAACGGCATCGCCATCAGCGCCAAAGAATCCGCCGTCGTGTTCATCGAGCCGGCCGGCAAGGACAAGGTCGTGCTGAAGCGAATCGACGGCACCGAATTCAGCACCGACGAGGAAACGCAAACCACCGAACTGATCGAATACATCACCGAAGAACTCAAGACCACCCGTGGCGAAGAAAAGAACCACGTGATGATCATGGGCGACGGAGAAGTCGTGGTCGGCGAAGTCACCCGTGTGCAGAAAATCATCGGCGATGCGTTCGAGGATATTTCCTCCACCTACATCGCGGTCAAAGAATTATGA
- a CDS encoding ExbD/TolR family protein encodes MTRRNEQELDLTPMIDVTFLILIFFMVTASFSLQHAIETPTPESDQASRDVIATQLDPIRLHVDRHGSFLLMTTDWQKEIVGKQELVNQLAAAKGRGAMHVELRIEVESAARLQHMVDAMDAATIAGFDRYQLAESDSELI; translated from the coding sequence ATGACGCGCCGCAACGAACAAGAACTTGACCTGACGCCGATGATCGACGTCACGTTTTTGATCCTGATCTTCTTCATGGTCACCGCATCCTTTTCGTTGCAACATGCGATCGAGACGCCGACTCCGGAGAGCGATCAAGCCAGCCGCGATGTGATTGCCACGCAACTCGATCCGATCCGATTGCATGTCGACCGCCACGGCAGCTTTTTGTTGATGACAACCGACTGGCAAAAGGAAATTGTCGGCAAGCAGGAATTGGTGAACCAACTGGCCGCGGCGAAAGGGAGGGGGGCGATGCACGTCGAACTGCGGATCGAAGTTGAGTCCGCTGCCCGTTTGCAACACATGGTCGACGCGATGGATGCCGCGACGATTGCCGGATTCGATCGGTACCAGCTGGCTGAATCCGATTCCGAATTGATTTAA
- a CDS encoding biopolymer transporter ExbD, which translates to MSIPVTCPQCGATNKVNDSLAGRRVRCPQCDTAVHVPEWDETAAPPPLPSDVPVETEAPAAESVEIPAAQPVTVEPAATPAVDTTPPADAAVSAFPSSPSPPAPPGDDDDDDDDDEPIFQKSKREEEELDMTPMVDVTFLLLIFFMVTAAFSLQKSIEMPRQQTDAPSTTVVEEEEEDLEMVEVQVDEFGSFLVLATDWQEETPGKQNLITTLKRANESGNPARLVIKVHELCKLQYLVDAMDAGTIAGFTETQVTQVEEFD; encoded by the coding sequence ATGTCGATTCCAGTTACCTGTCCCCAGTGTGGCGCGACCAACAAGGTCAACGATTCGTTGGCCGGTCGTCGCGTGCGCTGCCCCCAGTGCGACACCGCGGTGCATGTCCCCGAGTGGGACGAAACGGCGGCCCCGCCGCCGCTGCCCAGCGACGTGCCGGTCGAAACCGAGGCCCCGGCCGCCGAGTCCGTGGAAATCCCCGCGGCCCAGCCCGTCACCGTCGAACCGGCGGCCACCCCGGCGGTCGACACGACCCCGCCGGCTGACGCAGCGGTATCTGCGTTTCCCAGCAGCCCGTCGCCGCCCGCGCCGCCCGGCGATGACGATGATGACGATGATGACGACGAGCCGATCTTCCAAAAATCAAAGCGTGAGGAAGAAGAGCTCGACATGACGCCGATGGTCGACGTCACCTTCCTGCTGTTGATCTTCTTCATGGTCACCGCGGCGTTCAGCCTGCAAAAATCAATCGAAATGCCGCGGCAACAGACCGACGCCCCCAGCACGACCGTCGTCGAAGAGGAAGAGGAAGACCTGGAAATGGTCGAAGTCCAAGTCGACGAATTCGGGTCGTTTCTGGTCCTGGCGACCGATTGGCAAGAAGAAACGCCCGGTAAACAAAATCTGATCACCACCCTCAAACGCGCCAACGAAAGCGGTAACCCGGCGCGACTGGTGATCAAAGTCCATGAGCTGTGCAAGCTGCAGTACCTGGTCGACGCGATGGACGCTGGAACCATTGCGGGATTCACCGAAACTCAGGTCACCCAGGTCGAGGAGTTTGACTAA
- a CDS encoding PQQ-binding-like beta-propeller repeat protein, with product MLANELIDQLERRGLLDQEIIEALREQLDQGGARVTPEAVAKLLVDNGQLTRFQATKLIGELRSGEYADDSTMAAAEIVEEDLIAIDEDDAIEVEAVEAVPVDEDADLFDEFGQAEAVPVAAVPVAGAPVNDLAAGAPERERPRTRRTKPEPKDNQWDSFKIYGFLGIIGFLLLSGGGLYWILSRGNADERIKIANELYDNQNYTPAQEKYLEFLDSFGNSNEHSTLARTRVIMTELYRAEGMTDPTYATELAQEKLPTIEDEEGLNEERGNLAALLVKIAENIVAEANEKSETTAKRQLLDKLNEQIELTNNPLYMTGAMRTTLSGRLKEIDEARGRVEREINRNEQLDAAVEKMTALLAEKNTKAAYDVRYELLQSFPELGDNERLITLIARASEIQQQLVETTAALPKRIEAELQTDLRPIVLTARSGDRVPDLRDEVIFIRTKGSVLAFNGEDGTLLWRRYVGNSLAHSPIRLDGGTAVLLTGSAKLTVERCDGRSGDIDWRVEIGEPFNQPVVSDNEIYLSTKSGRLIALDATTGDAKWAQQIPQALEVGPGVDDRASIAYIPGDHSNLYVLDSNNGDSVQSYYMGHKAGTIAVPPTPLLEHLFVIENKGPEYCLVHILGVDQSGMNVKKVQDPVRMSGNVVVSPIVAQQRRLVVLTDLGEISVFDVEVTSETDKVSVVANQLASYGTPTLTQMAVGRSQMWTTGSRIGRYELQVNRGRVVPDWFKHEGDRFVGQPLAIGDALVHARQLRGTSGIRVSAVDPKSGEELWRNDIGAPVAMLRRAEAGVHALTSQAALFELDRSAIGSGATRAPIENRGSVGVIMRFEDPLKIDDDRAVLLNKAGGEGGQQVAVYDPTRNTEKLRLVSLNVLSGKPSGRGLVAGGGLFLTLDNGRAVVMNFQTGSQMGNPFQPVSSPVEKVTWTNAVALPDDPGQVVVADSRSGLYRLRVGERTTPLAETKLPAPTLGTIAGVGMTLMAATSGPAADVVIGRDLATLKEKFQTQMDGRVIWGPVTAGDQAVVLTDDQVLRGITTDGRPTFAVTVPRGLPVGDPVIHQDNIIIVSDTGWIVVIDPASNDPVGLTEIGEPFSATPLVLQDRLLVPGEEGVVYVVKIPSGVSGQ from the coding sequence ATGCTTGCTAACGAACTGATCGATCAACTGGAGCGACGCGGTCTGCTGGACCAGGAGATCATCGAGGCGCTGCGCGAACAACTCGACCAGGGCGGCGCACGGGTGACGCCCGAGGCCGTGGCAAAGTTGCTGGTCGACAACGGACAACTGACCCGTTTTCAAGCGACCAAGCTGATCGGCGAACTGCGCAGCGGCGAATATGCCGACGATTCAACCATGGCCGCCGCCGAGATCGTCGAAGAGGATTTGATCGCGATCGACGAGGACGATGCGATCGAAGTCGAAGCCGTCGAGGCCGTTCCGGTGGACGAGGACGCCGACCTGTTTGATGAATTCGGCCAAGCCGAAGCCGTGCCCGTGGCAGCCGTCCCGGTCGCCGGCGCCCCCGTCAATGACTTGGCGGCTGGTGCTCCCGAACGTGAGCGACCGCGGACCCGACGAACCAAACCGGAACCGAAAGATAATCAATGGGATTCGTTCAAGATCTACGGCTTTCTGGGCATCATCGGATTCCTGCTGTTGTCCGGCGGAGGACTCTATTGGATCCTTTCGCGCGGCAACGCGGATGAACGCATCAAGATCGCCAACGAGCTTTACGACAACCAGAACTACACCCCGGCCCAAGAAAAATACTTGGAGTTTCTCGATTCATTCGGCAATTCCAACGAACACAGCACTCTGGCGCGAACCCGTGTCATCATGACCGAACTGTATCGGGCCGAAGGGATGACCGATCCGACGTACGCGACCGAACTGGCACAGGAAAAACTGCCGACCATCGAAGACGAAGAAGGGCTGAACGAAGAACGGGGCAACCTGGCCGCGCTGCTGGTCAAGATCGCCGAGAACATCGTCGCCGAAGCCAACGAAAAATCGGAAACGACCGCCAAGCGGCAGTTGCTCGATAAGCTGAACGAGCAAATCGAACTGACCAACAATCCGCTGTACATGACCGGCGCCATGCGGACCACGTTGTCGGGGCGGCTGAAAGAGATCGATGAGGCCCGCGGTCGGGTCGAACGCGAAATCAATCGCAACGAACAGTTGGACGCCGCGGTCGAAAAGATGACCGCCCTGTTGGCGGAAAAGAACACCAAAGCGGCTTATGACGTGCGTTATGAATTGCTGCAGTCGTTTCCCGAACTCGGCGACAACGAACGGCTGATCACGTTGATCGCCAGGGCCAGCGAAATCCAACAGCAATTGGTGGAAACCACCGCGGCGCTGCCAAAGCGGATCGAAGCCGAATTGCAAACCGACCTCCGCCCGATCGTGTTGACCGCACGTTCGGGTGATCGCGTGCCGGATTTGCGTGACGAAGTGATCTTTATCCGCACCAAAGGCAGTGTGTTGGCCTTCAACGGCGAAGACGGCACGCTGCTGTGGCGTCGCTACGTCGGAAACTCGCTGGCCCACAGCCCGATCCGCTTGGACGGCGGTACCGCCGTGCTCTTGACCGGTTCGGCCAAACTGACGGTCGAACGCTGCGACGGCCGCAGCGGTGACATCGATTGGCGCGTCGAGATCGGCGAACCCTTCAATCAGCCTGTGGTCAGCGACAACGAAATCTATCTCTCGACCAAATCGGGACGTTTGATCGCCCTGGACGCCACCACCGGTGATGCCAAGTGGGCTCAGCAGATTCCGCAAGCCTTGGAAGTCGGCCCCGGCGTCGATGACCGCGCCTCGATCGCCTACATCCCCGGTGACCACAGCAACCTGTACGTGCTGGACAGCAACAACGGCGACAGCGTGCAAAGCTACTACATGGGGCACAAGGCCGGGACGATCGCGGTGCCGCCCACGCCGCTGCTGGAACACCTGTTTGTGATCGAAAACAAAGGCCCCGAGTACTGCCTGGTTCACATCCTGGGGGTCGACCAGTCGGGCATGAACGTGAAAAAGGTTCAGGACCCGGTGCGGATGAGTGGCAACGTGGTCGTTTCGCCGATCGTTGCCCAACAACGTCGTCTGGTCGTGCTGACCGACCTGGGGGAGATCTCGGTGTTCGACGTCGAAGTGACCAGCGAAACCGACAAGGTTTCCGTCGTCGCCAACCAGCTCGCTTCCTACGGCACGCCGACGCTGACACAAATGGCCGTCGGACGCAGCCAAATGTGGACGACCGGGTCGCGAATCGGACGCTATGAATTGCAGGTCAATCGTGGCCGCGTCGTCCCGGACTGGTTCAAACACGAAGGCGACCGATTCGTCGGGCAACCGCTGGCGATCGGCGACGCGCTCGTCCACGCGCGTCAGCTTCGCGGGACCTCCGGAATCCGTGTCTCCGCGGTCGATCCCAAGTCGGGCGAGGAATTGTGGCGCAATGATATCGGCGCCCCCGTCGCGATGCTCCGCCGCGCCGAGGCGGGCGTGCACGCATTGACCAGCCAAGCGGCCCTGTTCGAATTGGACCGATCGGCCATCGGCAGCGGCGCGACACGGGCGCCGATCGAGAACCGAGGCAGTGTGGGCGTGATCATGCGGTTCGAAGACCCGTTGAAGATCGACGACGATCGCGCCGTGTTGCTCAACAAAGCCGGCGGCGAAGGCGGTCAACAAGTGGCCGTCTATGACCCGACCCGCAACACCGAAAAGCTGCGGCTGGTCAGTTTGAACGTGCTGTCGGGCAAACCTTCCGGCCGCGGTCTGGTCGCCGGGGGCGGGTTGTTTCTAACGCTCGACAACGGACGCGCCGTCGTGATGAACTTCCAAACCGGATCGCAGATGGGGAATCCCTTCCAGCCGGTCAGCAGCCCCGTCGAAAAGGTCACCTGGACCAACGCCGTCGCGCTTCCCGATGACCCGGGCCAGGTCGTCGTCGCCGACAGCCGTAGCGGGCTGTATCGGTTGCGTGTCGGCGAGCGGACGACACCGCTGGCCGAAACCAAACTGCCCGCGCCGACGTTGGGGACCATCGCGGGCGTGGGGATGACGCTGATGGCCGCCACCAGCGGGCCGGCCGCCGATGTGGTCATCGGCCGCGATCTGGCGACACTGAAAGAAAAGTTCCAAACGCAAATGGACGGTCGCGTCATCTGGGGACCGGTCACCGCCGGCGATCAGGCGGTCGTGTTGACCGACGATCAAGTCTTACGCGGCATCACGACCGACGGCCGTCCCACCTTTGCCGTCACCGTCCCACGCGGGTTGCCGGTCGGAGACCCCGTGATCCACCAAGACAACATCATCATCGTTTCCGATACCGGCTGGATCGTGGTGATCGATCCGGCCTCCAATGATCCGGTCGGCCTGACCGAGATCGGCGAACCGTTCTCGGCAACTCCCCTGGTCCTGCAAGATCGATTGCTGGTCCCCGGCGAAGAAGGTGTCGTCTACGTCGTCAAGATTCCCAGTGGGGTGAGTGGTCAATGA